The Xenopus laevis strain J_2021 chromosome 4L, Xenopus_laevis_v10.1, whole genome shotgun sequence genomic sequence AATatcattgtggttttttttgtaggaaagtaaaaaccatacaaaataaataatgaataccaactgaaaagttgcttagactagGCCTATTACACAGtacaagttcatttaaaggttaaaTTTCACTTTAACTCTTTCCCTGCCAGCAAAACAGCAAAGTAAAGGTGCTTCATGAAAAGCGTGTTACTAAGCGTTTTAATTTGGCATGgacttaaagtaacagttcagtataaaaataaaactgggtaaatagataggctgtgcaaaataaaaaatgttttcaatatagtttgttagccaaaaatgtaatgtataaaggctggagtgactggatgtctaacataatagccagaacccagcgccgattctaatgaagacgccgcctgaggcggctccttaaatgccgcccctcccctcgcagaaacactagtgcggagagcgcaactgcgctctctcgcactagtaaagccgaatttccggtttcaaaaccggaaattcggctctttaaagtgacaggagcgggTTTTTGAcgcccctggaaacttatctggcgctgccgcctgaggcgagcgcctcagctcacctcattggcggagcgcacctgCCAGAaccagcttttcagctctctaacgctgagttagtcagcgattttaaagggaaaccacttgggacataactgttcagttagtttgcttttgatccttagcatgcaagtCAGATTTAAAATCAAACTAactgaacacttatgtcccatgtgcccccccccatgaaGTAATATAAAAAAGTGTGACAAAGAATAATGACAACTAATATTGGCTTTGTGTTTTAGGATTTGGTGCGCCCCCCTAGTCCGTCTGCAAACAGACATATAGTGGAACCTATAGATGCCCTGGGACCTGCACCTTATGATCCAGTGTAAGTTATACAAGaaatctttacaaaaaaaaaccacatgttttggtgctttatatatttatatatatagatagatccaGCAACCTGATTTTGGTGTGAATATGACTACCGTACATTACTttagggatatactgtatatatatatatatatatatatatatatatatatatattatatatatatacatatatatatataaatggaaaaacaCTCGCACTCGGATCCAGTCTTGAAGATgatgtgggtgctgggtcaaagcttcAGCATATAACCAtcggataaggacccgcactccaatatttcgtggaaaaaaaggtttttattacaaCTTGTGCATTACAAGttgtaataaaaacctttttttccacgaaatattggagtgcgggtccttatccgatggttatatatatatatatatatatatatatatatatatataagagtccATGGGTGTTTGCATGTGACTTAGCCTGATTACAGAAAACTGTACTTATAGTATACCTTCTGTATattcctataatacacaaaagccatgaatcttgtaaattatatccttataaactgtggctagtgatgtcattagttgtAAACCgtgaatagtgatgtcatttctgtcacatgactcactgaaacttgtgtattataataaataaagtactccctgttgcaaaatatgaggatattagaagtcatctcggagttacatgacctgtataaaaacactcggccttcggcttcatgtttttatatggtcatgaaactcctcggtaacttataacttattcactatataaacacagTTTGTAGAGTTCCCTTTAtgtggaaaaaggagaaaactgAATTCACCAACATACCTTGCGAGGGGACTTTGGAAGACAAAGTGCCACATTAGATTTTGTAATCATGATTTGGTTTTTTGCCAGTTAGAGGCATTtcaggaagattttttttgcctgcagTAGAGCAGATTTATACATGGGGAGGAAGGAGCCTATGGGTAGCCCCGcttgtttatttatgtattccTTTTCAGTGTACCAAAGTAAATAGGTGTATTTCTGTTGGATTACCTTAGGGCTGGTTTCGTCATATTCTATGACTTTCTGCTGGGGCTTGACCCAACTATTCAGAAGATCCGGCTGGTCAGTGGTCTGTATAACAATGGGCACAAAATGGGACAAACTACATCCCTCCCGGATGTCTTGTGTGAAGTGTGGCAGTCATCACAGCATCTGACCAATGCCCCTAGAGGAAACATTGCTACATTATCAGCAAAGCAGCCCATTCCAAGGTACTTAACTAATGTTCACTTTTAATAAGAATAGTTGTTTATTAGTTTATTAGTAGTAGATTATTTATTAGTAGAATTATTTACATATTACTttattggccctttttcaaaACAGTTTTCAGTATAATGCTGAAGTGCAGAGCATCAGATCAGAATTtgagtaataaatattttttacttttaaaacctCAGGGTCACAGCAACAAGAAAAATATTCCAAGGCTCTCTTTAGCAGAAGTGCTATAGCTTTGAACGCTGCACCAGTGTCCAGTTTGGGGCTCCATAGAAGCAGAATTTCATGAGAGAGCAGTACATAGTCTTTTCTTATTCAATTGTAAATACAGAATGAGCTGTACTTGTTACACATACAACATTATTTAATTCTGTTTATCCTAGGGTTCGACCTTCATCCTCCATTTCTCTTATTATGGAACTGCAAGGAACAGGAGGGTTTAACCCATATGGGCAGGAAGTTCAACAGTTGTCCTCATTTGGTTGGGCAAAATTTGATCTGTTTGATCAGCACAACCAAGTCCTGAGCGGCCGATGGAAGCTTCCTGTTAGATCATTCCCATTAAGGCCGGGTTTACATACGGGACAACTCAACACCGTTCCACAGGTAGTGTAACAACTATTCATTCTGTAGCATATGTACACATTTTTGTTGAATACACATTGGCAATTATCCTTTTTTTAATAGATGGGaaaagctgagattttttttcGTGTAACTAATGCCAGAGATGCTGAAATTCAATCCATGGCAGAAATAGATCCTAGAAATGCATCACTATACCAGTACCCTCCTTTGGTAAGTAATTGATTCACTGGCCTACCAATATTTACATAAGTAGCACTTTTAGGCTCAACTTGTGCAACTTgttttttacaatacattggagtctatttttttgtggtaaaacttggcaaaaaaattcacttttagGCACATTTTTAGCAACGTTTTGTAAGGGGAATTTACAGCAGTATCCAAACTAAaagattttttcattactttacagATGTCTGGTCCAGCCGTTGCTGTCATGAATAACCCAGCGCCTCAGCCAACTTTCCACCCTTCCCTAAAGTCATTTAATGTGCCTCTTCCTCCTTTCTCTGATTATGTTGACCCACCCCCAGTACAAGAGCTgcctaaacaacaaaaaaacagtcAGAGGTGAGAGAAGGGCACCAAAGTTCTGATTGTAAATACTTACTGTCAGACCGACCATtgcaaatacaaacaattaaaatgcaCTTGCGTCTGATTGTACAGAAAGTCATGTTAGTTTGTACAGTAAAGGCAGAACATGGGTCTCTCAATTAAAGGATGGCTGTGAGTTATATCAGGAGCTGGCTGAATTACATAGTTTATAGGCTGTACTGCATCTGCTGCTTATGAGATATTTGTTTATCAAAGcacatattttaaataatcatCCTCTTGTCTTGCCTGGTAATGTCCCTGTAACTATTGCATGCATGGGTCAGTCACTTTTAATGAGTGATTCTTTACAATATGAGACTAACTTTGCCACACATGCAAGCCTATGTTGAGGATTTTACTACTGATTGCAAGAGCAATTTAACTTTccaaggaaatgtatttttagtcGAAATTTTTACTTAGGTTCCATCAATTCTCAGTGACATTAATATCCATGGATCTGTAATGGTACACCTCATATGTAGATTCTATATCTATGTTGAAATTTGAacctaataaaatataaatggtgTCAACACAGGCTGGGTCTCTTGTTTTTCTTCTCTGGGAATTGAAATCTCTGCCTCCAACGAATGGCacagatgttttatttttatacataccGGTATCTTTTTACTGACATTACTGCAATAATGCAAACGTCTACATTTCACTCAAGTtacatggaatatattattgttaCTGTGAAGCTTGTCTTCTGGTTACACGAGATAACGCAAGAAATTATAAGAGGAGCACATCATATACACAGCTTGTTTTAAGGTTCGGGAATCATTAAAGGACAtaaaaaatactgcaaaaaaaatggcatatGATGTACCCAATTCAGTGTATAAAAACAACCAATTTATAATGTGACATGAAGAAAAACCCTTAAGAGTGGCAAAACAATGGAGACTAGAGAGTTCAGCAGATTTGAAAGAAATAAGGAAAGCAATGAGCACCTCCaacttttacaaaataaaaatgaacatcaCCAAGTAATTTGCTACAGAATAAggccctctttttttttatttcaaatagtgGCTGAAAAGTCCAACCATTTGTGTCTTTCAGTGAAATACCATTGGAAGGACAGAGAAAGCTGGAGTTGTCTAAAGCAGAAAATCCAAACAGACTGGGGTTTATAATAGACAGAGTTAAAGATGCGCCTTTAGGAGATGGAACACTGCGTCTAACGGGATATCACATGAAGACAGGAAAAGTAGGTTGGGTTGGAGAAACCTGCATATCATGATAAGCATATGGCTTTATTGTATTCCATATATTCATGTACAGTATGCAACACAGATAAAGGAAATGCAACACAAAGTATTCGTGTAAGAGATTACATATACAGTACGTAGTTCTCTACACTTAAAACACCTACTACATTGCTACAGACAACACCAGCTAAACTTACTCTGTGAAGCCTTAAACAGGCAGGATGTGCCTATATACAAGTATACAGCCTCCTTAAAATGGACCTTGCCTTATTACCTACCTGGTGTTCTCTCTGCAGTGTTGCATATGCAGTCTTGAACATCCTTACTATCAACATAAGTGAAGCTTTATTATTCTTGATctttaattaaacattaattaagagTGCTGGGAATACCTCCCAACCTGCTCTGAAGCAAGATGAAAGTCTTGCTCCTAAATAATAATGCTTTGGGACTGACAAATTACCATTTAAGTTTTGAGTTTCTTATGGTTTGCTTTTGTTACAGGGCCAGTATCCCTCCCCATTTttcaacatcaaaaaatgaatggGGCTTGTGTCATAcatacttttgcctattgttttaatcacaaaaaagtgTATGGGTACAATGATATTATATAAACTGACATGCTAGGAATGCATACGGTAAAGGTTATGCTTACAATTATTGGCTATGAATACATACAGGCTcattatagatatatttataaccTGGGAAGTTACATAAAGTTACTGGCTATGAGTGCATGCAGTGATAGCTTTGAACACAAAATATGATAAATTCAATGACTGGCTGCTGTAAAACTGGcacctccccctcccttcccttcatTTACAAGTGATGTCTATATCTACAGGTTATTCCCACTGAGCAGATGGGAATGAATTTTATCATTTCTGCTGTGAGCTCCAACATCAGGCATGGACACTTCATTTTTGGAGAGCAGGAGGTACTAAAtcttataaaattatattgctgGAAATATCAAGAAACCTAGACACAAAGGCAGGGATTGGAAAGTACAAAAGATAGGGAAGATGGGGATAAAGGAAAAGATGAGAGGCAGGGAGACAATGGAAGGCTACACaacacattagggggcagatttatcaaaatgtgagtttagagcttaataaataaaaactcaccatgttctattcattcccatgggatttttagaatttttagaaaatGGTGAGTATAAACTTttccccattgataaatacaattctaaaaattctataggaaagaatagaacaatgggtgtgtttttatttattaggctggtggcacacagggagattagttgccctgcaacaaatcttctctactgcaggcgactaatctccccaactgcctTTCTGTCGGCAAGAATATGATGGCATAAGATGGCATAAgaattccgaagtcgcccgcagTTGCCTCGCGATgaaacttcggaaatccaaagcgaTTCCTATTCCATCCCGCCGGCAGTTCACATTCTTCCCGGCTGGAGgccatttcagggagattagtcgccagcagtAGAGAAGGTTTGTCGCTGAGTGATTactctccccatgtgccaccacccttaagctCTAAACTCTTTtgataacattttgataaatctgcccctagaactAACAGTTGATCTCCCAAACGATAGTCTATGGAATTTGTTTATACGTGTTTGTCGAAAACACAACAGATAATTGGGATGTTTATTCTAGGCCCCCAACCTCACAGgcaagaaaatacaaatatatattttagtgcatatatatatatatatatatatatatatatatatatatatatatatatatatatatatatatatatatatatatatatatatatatatatatatatatatagtcaactacaagaggtcctctgcacttactcttgtagttgactatatgtactttgtggtcacaccctcattgcacccccgcctaatggttttaaaaaatagtggtgagcacaactttcccttgtttgttatatatatatatatatatatatatatatatatatatatatatatatatatatataataatacaagaggtcctctgcactcaacccattattaatatatttaagacagatatataaatatatatatatatatataatatatatatatacaaacatttaaGGTAAATTATAAAGAAAACCTGCATGTTAATTTGCATTAACCCACTGTCACCATAGTTGTATGGCCCATTCTGTAATAATTATGATGTAGTCGATATTCCTTTGCCCTACAAGTACTGCAGATCCCATTAAGGTTATTTGTGgcatgcatatttttaaatcttaAATACAGAACCTTGCATTTATCCACACTGAATCCCACTTCAAAATTAGGAATTCAAATAGCCAGTCCATTGAGATTAAGTGAATTCCATTGATGTATAGTCATTTAGCAAAAACAGTGACAAAGCTTCAAATAATCAATTCTGGGgtactaacccccccccccctttctgttGCTCTACACATGAAAATCCTCGTTATATTTCCACATCTAGGTGATTTTTAGTGGAGTGACTCCTGAAGAAGACATGCTCCTTATGCTGCGTTTCTATCACTGGCCGGGGGGGAGCACCGCCTGGGCTCCCTGGGAAGCTAGTAGGGCCTTTAAGCCATTGCCACCCAGTGAAGAATGGGCAGCAGCTTGGGCTATTCTGAGGCTTACTAGGACAGCTTCAACAGAAATAAAAGGTATATGAAGAAAAAATAACTATGACCTGAATGTCTGTACAGGCTTAAGtaagaaccaaaccctaaaaatgatatagctagaaatgccatattttatatgcagaACTAactacaccagcctaaaggttcaacaTATCTTTACCAGTCATGAGTCAGGCCTTCAAAGCTGTGCAAAGGAGCTAACCATCATGGACTTTGTTAGGGGTGTCagtgggcagctgttgagaagctaagcttaggggtcattgtaaatcatcaagaagaaaatgaagtTCTGTTGTCAATTAAACATATGCTACAGGGCAGcatgtattaatattaatattctattaatattctatatatactgtctACAGAGCTGGCCcttaagctcaggtaactgacagtagtacaaagcatgtgcagtgaatcagtaagaaagaagatggtgagctactgtggcatctctAAAGGCTCTAATGGCAACATTTCTACCCTGCTTCTTTGTAATCCTTTAactagtggcggaactaccgggggagcaggggtgcgagtggaccagggcccgcaccccttcagggccccccggcagcccgctcacCACTGAAATCCGgcgtgtacggaggggggggggcggctgcgcgtcacacaccagggcctgcccccctctagttactgcACTGCCTTTAACTACTACCTTACAATTATAAGGGGCATTTAATATTACAGGGGGAAGTAGAGTGCCACATATTGCTTATTCAACAAGATTTCTTCCCTGGTCTGGCTGTGGTGTAGACATTGTGGtgacatattttacaacagggggccTTCTGTTGGTAGCCATGGCAAACCCTCTTTCCCTGCCAGTAAAGTTAGAGATAATGTGACCCATGCACCTTGTTTGGCCAGTGACATACAAACAGATCAATGCAATTACTAGCCCAGTGGCTTTATCAACATTACAATCTGTTCAGTGCCAGGCTTTTTATGATCAAAATATTAGTCTTTATGTATTGCACGATTGCACATGACCTACAACAGCTTCACTCAAAGTGccacatattaatatattaagtaTACTACATATGCTAAATGACATATGTTGTCTAAAATGTATATGGAATATCTGCTTTGCAGTGGATCTGTCTCATATTTTGTGTTAATATTGGATCTTTTTTTCTCAGATCATGGAGGCACTAAAAATGGCACGTTTGTGTGGAACACGGGGACCCACGAACTTACTCTTTACCACTGTCCTGCACCTCCAGTCATGCAACTGTCATCAATAGTGAGTTCCATTACCACtacatttcccctttatttcCTAGTATTTACAGCTCCTGCAACTTCGTTTTATGCTTTAGTGTTAGTTAATGTCAACAATAACTTCAATTTATGTTTACTTTCCATATCAGTCCTCTGTGTGTATCATAAATAAAGCCTTGCATCTAAAGATTTTTATCAGATCAGATGCtcattgcattttgcaccctcATGCAGCTGCCAGAGCGTTACAATGAGACATTTGAACAATATGGCAGTTCATCTGTGCGGCTGTGCTTATTCAGTATATCACGACCAGACCAGGTATTTCCACCAGAGGCTCCCACGACTGATCAACATATCCAAGATATTCCCAGGGTAAGTGATCTAAGGCAGTTTAAGATGTACTACtcaaaaggggtaatttatgtaCATAACCACAAGTGTAGGTGCTATAAAATAAGTGCAATTAAGACTCTATATTAGCATATCATTATGTCCTTCTGCAATTCTACATggttgccaggcccggatttacaaattgggcacccctaggccagcaATGCTCGTCCCTTCCTCATCCCTTTCCCCTTTGTGCAAGTCCTATCTCATACCTCTCAACTTTCCCGTTTTTCGcgagacagtcccgattttgacagctcaacccgcagtcctgaaatgttactgaaatgtcccgactttctctgtgatctcctgcactgaacagccacaaaaagacaCCATGTTTCTGAAATTTAAGATaagatttaagataagcaaagatacaattgtaactatttaagaaggtctcttggggaaactgtgacttgcaacttaaagggcaactcaccttcattagcaaaactgtaataacacataaaacctgattCTAAAACCCCcaggaatgtgttcaaactttttttatttcaattgttcaaacttttcataaactgacacattttgtaaagtGGATGTGCTgtttaggggatgtggccataaaatgggtttggtcaaaaaaacatgctctgtgtCTCTATGCTCAAAGTTGTCCACATCTTCTTATTGGAACACCCCTGCTCCACTGTCTCCAAGAAGGAGGATGTCATTGTTGTAGAACAAGAGAGATATAGCACTTCTGTGCACACTGTTTTTTAACTGTTGAAGGATCTTACAGAACTATTTTGCACAAGGTGCTATTTACCTTTAGGTTGGTCCTGTTTGTAAGATATGTAATGTTGTTTTTGTGTAGCATGTGTACATTCCCATCTCTCGAAGGACGGCAGTTTCTAAACCATTCACTTCTGCTGACGACATTGTCCTGTACATCGATGGCGCGCGTTTCCTCCCTGACGCCGTTACAGTCACTTGTGTCACAGGAAGAATATTTGACAGGAACTATGAACAGTAAGAAATAATAGCTTTCCTTTAGGCACCATGTGGCGGGTGATattatacattaataataatgttattttcaaaaatcTACCAATGTTCAATCCAATGTTCTGGCCAAAACATTATAAAGTGTGGAAGGTTTTGCTGATACATCACAGTCGTCTTGGTTTCCCTCCCAAATAAGAGTCTCAGTTGATAGACATGTATCTTTCTCAAGTTCTGAATCTTATCAGTTCTTGATAAATGTAAATTGACAAATATAAAAGGATTCAGCACTTTCAGAGTGTTGTAAAGTTGCTCAGAATGTTCCTGGCCAGATATACAAACCACTCtatactgttatccagaatgcttgggacctgaggttttccggataatggatctttccataagtctactagaaaattgtgaaatcattttaaacccaataggctggctttgcttccagtaaggattaattataaaatcatagttgggatcaagtacaaggtactgttttattatcacagagaaaggggaaatcgttttttaaaattttggattgttttgataaaatggagtctattggagacgacctttccgtaattcagagctttctggataacgggtttccggataacggatctcatccCTGTATATTCTATTCAGTCACAAAAATAAGGAAATAccgcacaatatatatatatatatatatatatatatatatatatatatatatatatatatatacacatatacatacatatacatatatatatatatatatatacacatatatatatacatatacacatatatttatacatatacatatatatatatatatatatatatatatatatatatatatatatatatatatatacacatatatatacacagcacaaTGGAACCTATTTTCACCAtgtttttaaaacagaatattgCACAAAAGTAACATATGTTAGGACAGTTGTGGCACAGATTGTTGTCTTGTGGCACTGGAGTGATATCCAGAGGACTAGCTGCACAGAGTTTGTATATTCTATTCTATATTCTGGCTTTGTCTGATTGGGTTTTCTTTCATAGTCTTAAACattcaggcaggttaactggttcCTAATGATATGGATACTATTATACATGGAGAAGTCATATTGTAAGTGTCACTAGGATGgtgacttgtgtgtgtgtgtatatatatatatatatacacacacacacacacacacacacacacactattaaaACTTCTTTATTACACATGTGGATAATTGTTGGACATTTTATAAGTGATAAGCTATATTGATGATTGATATCCTGCCtttggaattgacactgtattctGTATGCCTTTAACTTTGTAGGTTTGGACCAGATATCTCCACAGGAGTAGATGTAAACAGTGACATATtccagccattctataacttctCATTACAGATCCACTCATCAAACATACCACCTACAGCTACTCTCTTACTGAAGGTACGGGGCAGAGATGAGGGAtgattttttacaaaaacttGCTACGCCGGTGCCGTGTCCGGGAAACCCCTGATCACCATCGAGTTTAAAAGTGATGGCTGTTTATAGGCAAAACCTAGGGGCAAACAATCCTTGCAGATTTTACTATAACTGTAATTTAGCTCCTTTTGGTTTGTGAAATATATTCTAGATATTTGTCTTGCAGGGAAAGCATTTTGCAAGGCACAAATGACATATGAGatgtaattaaatataaactAAGGGAACACTTTAAAATACAggacataatatataatctaTAACCACAAAACAAACAGCACACAGGATGATTCCCTTCTCCATTCTCCAGGTATACACTATTGACAGATTTACACAAGAACTGACACTTATAGGCTGGGCAGCACTCAATTTGTTTGTAGAGTCTGGAACCCAGAGAGCACCCGTCTCAGACTCACATGATGTCAAGGTGAGCTGATTTTCTAGTTTTTACCTTGACTTAACAGCACAATCCCACACAAATAATGCATGACGGCATCTGTGTCATGTAGTGTAATGTTTATGGTCCTTGATAACAACTTTAAACAATAGTGATAAGAGTGATCGTTCCtgagttttgaattattttgcattaatTTACATTACTTCCTATGAAAtgcttttctgttttatttgccTGTAGAATGTATATCGCGATACATTCATTATAGTCTGCTTTTTCACGAACTACATGTTCTTATGCGATGGGTTTAAATTTCAGGTATCTTTAAATGAAGGTGCTCATCAAATCCGCTTGTATAGCAAAGCCCCTCCTACTGATCAATCATTTTCAGTGGAATCCGTGACCTCATCAGGACGGTAAGGACACAATTTATCCCTATGATTGGTCTCTTTGGCACAGATCCTCGAATTATCCGATTCCTGATGAACTAAATTGTGctttattttaaaagataaaaagacaCAATATTGTTTTAGAAAAGATTATGGAGGAAAAAAAAGCGATTGAGGCAAGAAAATGTGAATGAAATCTCAGTTTGCATTGAACTGCACAGCTTTCGGTccttggtagggatgcaccgaatccaatatttttgaattccgctGACTccaaccactaatttgcatatgtaaattagggggcaAAGAGAACCACGCATGCAGCACGTGGTAGTGGGAAagacatttttgaattccttgtttgtgtgacaaaaagtcatgtgatttttttgtatttggatttggttcagccaggcacttatACAGccaaatccagctgaaaaagtcAGACTCTTGGCCAAATCCcggactgaatcctggattcagtgcatctctagtccttatagaagagggggatggtggttagcacagcttttctAAATGATATGcatccaattccttaatagttgctctgtgct encodes the following:
- the ccdc17.L gene encoding uncharacterized protein ccdc17.L, translating into MNITNEIPLEGQRKLELSKAENPNRLGFIIDRVKDAPLGDGTLRLTGYHMKTGKVIPTEQMGMNFIISAVSSNIRHGHFIFGEQEVIFSGVTPEEDMLLMLRFYHWPGGSTAWAPWEASRAFKPLPPSEEWAAAWAILRLTRTASTEIKDHGGTKNGTFVWNTGTHELTLYHCPAPPVMQLSSILPERYNETFEQYGSSSVRLCLFSISRPDQVFPPEAPTTDQHIQDIPRHVYIPISRRTAVSKPFTSADDIVLYIDGARFLPDAVTVTCVTGRIFDRNYEQFGPDISTGVDVNSDIFQPFYNFSLQIHSSNIPPTATLLLKVYTIDRFTQELTLIGWAALNLFVESGTQRAPVSDSHDVKVSLNEGAHQIRLYSKAPPTDQSFSVESVTSSGRIVPCATLLIRVMKVSKTSQHLQNKKNSQSVQECPQYEQGVYISDSAQPTPGEMQLYRAMMNRSVVLGRDVIPLVAGTSEHELNSDKQLSAWVQRTFSELKNKTPQPFQLCCVSRYLVSSGLMVSADRANNLAWSGFSLAHICLNPPAAIYFGQPWERFDRAVPVDDIDLNSDQKCPMWQDGFKSFPERVYHEYLTVIFQLHEVLLGKKGKNKQTDNSQQDYHSAEKGPHELLRGAQAWTALQVFYKQYCNFGIYQLPLYSGVPSKAVLSALASNDCKATLKDLVKANTIQFLPGASLTVRIADGRRHRELMEYNLHEINQMYLPPKAINSYTKELHGGKLSEFIPDGEKEDFKKHLANWFRKHLRSDLELNLHKTNMEENTRQRTQDTV